The Apium graveolens cultivar Ventura chromosome 6, ASM990537v1, whole genome shotgun sequence genome contains a region encoding:
- the LOC141667416 gene encoding pseudo histidine-containing phosphotransfer protein 2-like yields MDNLLDEFLLVKPLHHHPESAQLWVTYLNENFSALENFGQRNNQEFYAEEALNLFFERTGMVLTEMEQELKKTPLDLHSVLLLNSQLKQHCISVGAANVQSKVMKFQDPILNEVGHHMGYRNDRKSLQEALRKVMLERERFKNNIELYFRMKVRDPPSVIDDNPGFEDEGSTDKE; encoded by the exons ATGGACAATCTGCTGGATGAGTTTCTACTTGTTAAACCTCTTCATCATCATCCCGAGTCTGCTCAACTATG GGTCACCTACCTAAATGAGAACTTTAGTGCACTGGAAAACTTTGGACAGAGAAATAATCAGGAGTTCTATGCCGAGGAAGCTCTGAACTTATTTTTTGAGAGAACAGGGATGGTGCTCACGGAAATGGAGCAAGAATT AAAGAAAACTCCTCTTGATCTTCATTCGGTCTTGCTATTAAATTCTCAGCTCAAACAGCACTGCATCAG CGTTGGAGCTGCTAATGTGCAATCTAAGGTGATGAAATTTCAAGATCCGATATTAAATGAAGTGGGACATCACATGGGATATAGGAATGATCGGAAGAG TCTTCAGGAAGCTTTACGAAAAGTGATGCTTGAGCGTGAAAGGTTTAAGAATAATATAGAGCTGTATTTTAGG ATGAAAGTTCGGGATCCGCCTTCTGTAATTGACGACAACCCAGGCTTCGAGGATGAAGGAAGTACTGACAAGGAGTAG